One Glycine soja cultivar W05 chromosome 2, ASM419377v2, whole genome shotgun sequence genomic region harbors:
- the LOC114395985 gene encoding uncharacterized protein LOC114395985 yields the protein MSGESAPKPKPRLVLCPKCWQLLPESPDYDVYKCGGCGTTLQAKKRRNRAVNSESNTHETDAAPRNALNRESSTRETDAAPGNALNSESRMHETGAAPTNALDTKAHDKKYSNGEQLVSYQENGFKENATNSSSGECSLNGSGGSDQIEDGECNGEQLVTSQENGFGEKSTSSSSREGSMNGNDGRDQIEDGECNAEQPLISRENGLMAKASSSSSEECSLNGNDGRDQIENGECNGEHIEQLNLPDEELGNEMDSHKLSDMRRHTVSYNGCSDEVTYFEIEALAELIAESSVENAKNTNLQLQGEELSNGNVPLEGAVKHLISTFDKDGNDEKLAPGLQKSEVDIAGNDFEAAEELNNGNLLLEGAEKDLFSGLDREEVNNDNSALVGANPEVDINGSNEAGSEELNNRNLLLEVTEEELNGCASDGGDPKHDQSGLVGAKSEVDNTRNASIPQRLSTEEGRISRAYPRELEEGTSGYHASSKAVHHSFDCVRSVDTFDNTEVINPGFETSGTLGGLSKSSTIQSYHAYDGSISSNDGVDEQFPNQYLDSFENTYTVANGVSEGGSRKGKGLVNSMLRGDLETQRQSYFREGRPRIPRDNRRNLNEVSETTRHGHAHWMRTKKDEFPLRVPHHRSGSLSGYESGSTSNQMHDELYCSSSYRSPDSFDDPDQEKMKLLRMVYKLQEQLNRTSYLNGETNGRLSMGSHVSSYQSHDLHERRLYHSSDYPRCDGICSHGTNRCQKHNFSHVVPYLTEPTSSIHHVDHSFFPCCPQQWQCSAELPPRDLYQHEELCRPNQGHSCCSPCHSYPSSPQWLMTSNLPAHAHETNSYDQRHRPEVKKYFWEKPSLTRRHYRPVAGGAPFVTCHKCLKLLQLPADFLLFKRVYHQLKCGACQEVLKFSLQNRSHIVSYAPNALEPPSSSSNLDDRNEVIDGSNPHSVSHADHISYSDDYGHSVGKSYSSEGDPVSAAPLHPLHDSAYDKQTVSSGTLEPITEKDKNASRSPTTSKAPVETDEQAVNSSNNVSSELEAHSQPKSSPLHRLMGYTSPSQVIRGIP from the exons ATGTCTGGTGAATCGGCTCCCAAACCCAAACCGAGACTAGTGTTATGTCCTAAATGCTGGCAACTTCTTCCAGAGTCTCCAGATTATGATGTGTACAAGTGTGGTGGATGTGGCACCACTCTTCAAG CTAAGAAACGAAGAAATAGGGCTGTGAACTCAGAATCCAATACACATGAAACTGATGCAGCTCCTAGAAATGCATTGAACAGAGAATCCAGTACACGTGAAACTGATGCAGCTCCTGGAAATGCATTGAACTCAGAATCCAGAATGCATGAAACTGGTGCAGCTCCCACAAATGCATTGGATACTAAAGCTCATGATAAAAAATACAGCAATGGAGAGCAGCTAGTTAGTTATCAGGAGAATGGTTTCAAGGAAAATGCAACTAATTCTTCCTCAGGTGAATGTTCTTTGAATGGAAGTGGTGGAAGCGATCAAATTGAAGATGGTGAATGCAATGGAGAGCAGCTAGTCACTTCTCAGGAGAATGGTTTTGGGGAAAAATCAACTAGTTCTTCCTCAAGAGAAGGTTCTATGAATGGAAATGATGGAAGGGATCAAATTGAAGATGGTGAATGCAATGCAGAGCAGCCACTTATTTCTCGTGAGAATGGTTTGATGGCAAAAGCATCTAGTTCATCCTCAGAAGAATGTTCTTTGAATGGAAATGATGGAAGGGATcaaattgaaaatggtgaaTGCAATGGAGAGCATATAGAACAGTTAAATTTACCAGATGAAGAACTGGGAAATGAGATGGATAGCCATAAATTATCTGATATGAGAAGACATACAGTGTCCTACAATGGTTGTTCAGATGAGGTAACTTACTTTGAGATTGAGGCCTTGGCAGAATTGATAGCAGAGAGTTCAGTAGAAAATGCAAAGAACACAAACTTGCAACTACAAGGAGAAGAGCTAAGTAATGGAAATGTGCCATTAGAAGGAGCAGTGAAGCACTTAATAAGTACATTCGATAAAGATGGCAATGATGAGAAATTGGCTCCAGGGCTGCAAAAGTCTGAAGTGGACATTGCTGGAAATGATTTTGAAGCAGCAGAAGAGTTAAATAATGGAAACTTGTTACTGGAAGGAGCGGAAAAAGATTTATTTTCTGGATTGGATAGAGAAGAAGTCAATAATGACAACTCGGCTCTAGTTGGTGCAAATCCTGAAGTGGACATTAATGGAAGCAATGAAGCAGGATCAGAAGAATTAAATAACCGAAACTTGTTATTAGAGGTAACAGAAGAGGAGTTGAATGGGTGTGCATCGGATGGTGGAGATCCTAAACATGACCAATCAGGTCTAGTGGGTGCAAAATCTGAAGTGGATAATACCAGAAATGCATCTATTCCCCAAAGGTTAAGTACTGAAGAAGGAAGAATTTCACGTGCTTACCCTCGTGAACTTGAAGAAGGTACATCTGGTTATCATGCTTCTTCCAAAGCCGTTCACCATAGCTTTGACTGTGTAAGATCTGTTGATACATTTGATAACACAGAAGTAATTAATCCTGGTTTTGAGACTAGTGGTACACTGGGAGGATTGTCTAAGTCCTCAACCATTCAAAGCTATCATGCTTATGATGGCAGCATCTCTTCAAACGATGGGGTGGACGAGCAGTTCCCTAATCAGTATTTAGATTCTTTTGAGAACACTTACACTGTTGCTAATGGTGTTTCTGAGGGAGGGTCCAGAAAGGGAAAAGGCCTTGTTAATAGCATGTTACGCGGTGATCTTGAAACACAACGCCAATCATATTTTCGCGAGGGAAGGCCTCGTATCCCAAGAGACAACAGGAGGAATCTAAATGAAGTGTCAGAGACTACAAGGCACGGCCATGCACATTGGATGAGAACAAAGAAAGATGAGTTTCCACTCAGAGTGCCTCACCATCGAAGTGGTTCACTATCTGGCTATGAAAGTGGCAGCACATCAAATCAAATGCACGATGAGTTATACTGCAGCTCTAGCTATCGATCACCCGACTCCTTTGATGACCCTGACCAGGAGAAGATGAAACTGTTGAGAATGGTTTATAAATTGCAGGAACAACTCAACAGAACTAGCTATCTAAATGGGGAAACAAATGGAAGACTGTCCATGGGAAGTCATGTTTCTTCATATCAAAGCCATGATCTTCATGAAAGAAGACTTTATCACAGTTCGGATTATCCTAGGTGTGATGGAATATGTAGTCATGGAACCAACAGGTGCCAAAAGCATAATTTTTCACATGTTGTACCTTATTTAACCGAGCCAACGAGCAGCATACACCATGTGGATCATTCCTTTTTTCCTTGCTGTCCGCAACAGTGGCAATGCTCCGCAGAGTTGCCTCCACGTGATCTTTATCAGCATGAAGAGTTATGTAGGCCTAATCAAGGTCACAGTTGTTGCTCACCTTGCCATTCTTATCCCTCAAGTCCACAATGGCTAATGACCTCTAACCTCCCAGCACATGCCCATGAAACAAATTCTTATGATCAGAGGCATAGGCCCGAGGTGAAGAAATATTTTTGGGAGAAaccgagcttgactaggcgacaTTACCGGCCAGTAGCAGGTGGAGCACCGTTTGTCACTTGTCATAAATGCTTGAAGCTGCTGCAACTGCCTGCTGATTTCCTCCTCTtcaaaagggtataccaccagcTCAAATGTGGTGCATGTCAAGAGGTACTCAAGTTTTCTCTGCAGAACAGAAGTCATATAGTCTCGTATGCACCAAATGCTCTCGAGCCCCCATCATCATCTAGTAACCTTGATGACCGAAACGAGGTGATTGATGGAAGCAATCCACATTCAGTGTCTCACGCAGACCACATTTCATATTCTGAtgattatggtcattctgttgGTAAAAGCTACTCTTCAGAAGGTGATCCTGTGTCTGCGGCACCATTACATCCCTTGCATGACAGTGCATATGATAAGCAAACTGTCTCTTCCGGCACCTTGGAGCCTATAACAGAGAAGGACAAAAATGCTTCAAGAAGTCCTACCACAAGTAAAGCTCCAGTGGAAACAGACGAACAAGCCGTGAACTCCTCCAATAATGTGTCATCTGAACTGGAGGCACATTCACAGCCAAAAAGCTCACCCCTTCATCGACTGATGGGTTATACCTCGCCGAGTCAAGTGATAAGAGGGATTCCGTAA